The genomic region GCTATGTGAAGATATGCGCTTTTAAAAATGAAAAAGGTGAAGTAGTGAATTTTATTTCAGTTGCGCAGGATACTACAGAGCATAATAATGTTAAAAACGAACTTAAAGATAGCGTAGATAAATTACGGAATGTTCTTGAGGAAACTATTCATGCCATAGCGTTGACAATTGAAAAAAGAGATCTGTTTACAGCCGGTCATCAACGTCGTGTAGCAGAATTAGCTTCTGCCATAGCAAAAGCCATGAAACTGTCTGAAGATAGAGTTGAGGGAGTTTATATAGCGGGGCTTCTTCACGACATAGGCAAAATCAATATTCCTGCCGCACTTCTTATGAAACCTGCCCAATTGACCGAAATTGAGTTTAGGCTGATAAAGAATCATCCTGGTGTAGCCTATGATATTTTAAAAGGCATAGAATTTCCATGGCCTATTGCCAAGTTTTCACTTCAGCATCATGAAAGGATGGATGGTTCAGGATACCCTAATGGTTTAAAAAACAAAGATATAGCTCTTGAATCGCGCATATTGGCTGTTGCCGATGTTGTTGAAGCAATGTCTTCATCTCGTCCTTATCGACCAGCTCTTGGTGTAGATAAAGCATTGGAAGAAATTTCCAGCAAAAGAGGTCTGCTTTATGACGCCGATGTGGTGGATATTTGTATAAAGCTTTTTAATGAAAAAGGTTTTAAATTCAAATAGAATTAAATGGAAAAGCAGGCAATATTTAATTTTCAAGAAAAGGAAAGCG from bacterium harbors:
- a CDS encoding HD domain-containing protein, whose protein sequence is MAKLVKSKTEKEVINLRKKIAQLQKLEAKCKSSESKYKKLEHENAKLRKTLDTTKEAIFIASADMSIIYTNSAMDHLFGYKKGELVGKNPTIFNAYPDPVKVMQDTIKILQKEGFWDGEMRNKRKDGTKFTSYVKICAFKNEKGEVVNFISVAQDTTEHNNVKNELKDSVDKLRNVLEETIHAIALTIEKRDLFTAGHQRRVAELASAIAKAMKLSEDRVEGVYIAGLLHDIGKINIPAALLMKPAQLTEIEFRLIKNHPGVAYDILKGIEFPWPIAKFSLQHHERMDGSGYPNGLKNKDIALESRILAVADVVEAMSSSRPYRPALGVDKALEEISSKRGLLYDADVVDICIKLFNEKGFKFK